The proteins below come from a single Paracoccus sp. SCSIO 75233 genomic window:
- the fusA gene encoding elongation factor G, with protein sequence MSREYPIQRYRNFGIMAHIDAGKTTMTERILFYTGKNHKIGETHDGASTMDWMEQEAERGITITSAATTTFWQRQEDPSAEGTSDTKFRFNIIDTPGHVDFTIEVERSLAVLDGAVALLDGNAGVEPQTETVWRQADRYKVPRLVFVNKMDKIGADYFNCVKMVKERTGGTPCPIVLPIGAEDQLEGIIDLITMEEWVWTGEDLGANWERRPIRAELQDMADEWRGKMIELAVEQDDDAMEQYLEGNEPDEDTLRKLIRKGTLSLSFFPMLAGSAFKNKGVQPLLNAVIDFLPGPQDVPTLMGFSPDDENEERNIPRPADDAEPFSALAFKIMNDPFVGSLTFTRIYSGMVKKGDTMLNSTKGKRERVGRMMLMHAINREEIEEAYAGDIIALAGLKETTTGDTLSDPSKQVVLETMTFPEPVIEIAVEPKSKADQEKMGLALQRLAAEDPSFRVETDLESGQTIMKGMGELHLDILVDRMKREFKVEANIGAPQVAYRETISTEAEIDYTHKKQSGGTGQFARVKLIITPTEPGEGYSFESRIVGGAVPKEYIPGVEKGIKSVMDSGPLAGFPVIDFKVALIDGAFHDVDSSVLAFEIAARAGMREGLRKAGAKLLEPIMKVEVVTPEEYTGSIIGDLTSRRGMVRGQDSRGNANVIDAFVPLANMFGYINNLRSMSSGRAVFTMQFDHYDAVPQNISDEIQKKYA encoded by the coding sequence ATGTCCCGCGAATATCCGATTCAGCGTTATCGTAACTTCGGCATCATGGCGCACATCGATGCCGGCAAGACCACGATGACCGAGCGTATCCTGTTCTACACCGGCAAGAACCACAAAATCGGCGAGACCCATGACGGTGCCTCGACGATGGACTGGATGGAACAGGAAGCCGAGCGCGGAATCACCATCACCTCGGCCGCGACCACGACTTTCTGGCAGCGCCAGGAGGATCCGAGCGCGGAGGGGACTTCGGACACCAAGTTCCGCTTCAACATCATCGACACCCCCGGCCACGTTGACTTCACCATTGAAGTCGAGCGTTCGCTGGCGGTTCTCGACGGTGCGGTTGCGCTGCTGGACGGTAACGCAGGTGTTGAGCCGCAGACCGAGACGGTGTGGCGTCAGGCCGACCGCTACAAGGTTCCGCGGCTGGTCTTCGTCAACAAGATGGACAAGATCGGCGCCGACTATTTCAACTGTGTGAAAATGGTCAAGGAACGCACCGGCGGTACCCCTTGCCCGATCGTTCTGCCGATCGGTGCCGAGGATCAGCTGGAAGGCATCATCGACCTGATCACCATGGAAGAATGGGTCTGGACCGGCGAAGATCTGGGCGCCAACTGGGAGCGCCGGCCGATCCGTGCCGAGCTGCAGGACATGGCCGACGAATGGCGCGGCAAGATGATTGAGCTTGCTGTCGAGCAGGACGATGACGCCATGGAGCAGTATCTGGAGGGCAATGAGCCCGACGAGGACACGCTGCGCAAGCTGATCCGCAAAGGTACGCTGTCGCTGTCCTTCTTCCCGATGCTGGCCGGTTCTGCTTTCAAGAACAAAGGCGTACAGCCGCTTCTTAACGCAGTGATCGACTTCCTGCCGGGTCCGCAGGACGTGCCGACCCTGATGGGCTTCTCGCCCGATGACGAGAACGAAGAGCGTAACATCCCGCGTCCGGCTGACGATGCCGAGCCGTTCTCGGCGCTGGCGTTCAAGATCATGAACGACCCCTTCGTGGGCTCGCTGACCTTCACCCGGATCTATTCCGGTATGGTGAAGAAAGGCGACACCATGCTGAACTCGACCAAGGGCAAGCGCGAGCGTGTCGGTCGGATGATGCTGATGCACGCCATCAACCGCGAAGAGATCGAGGAAGCCTATGCCGGTGACATCATCGCGCTGGCCGGTCTGAAGGAAACCACCACGGGCGACACGCTGTCGGATCCGTCGAAGCAGGTGGTTCTGGAAACCATGACCTTCCCCGAGCCGGTCATCGAGATCGCCGTGGAGCCGAAATCCAAGGCCGACCAGGAAAAGATGGGCCTCGCGTTGCAGCGCCTTGCTGCCGAAGACCCGTCCTTCCGCGTCGAAACCGATCTGGAATCGGGTCAGACGATCATGAAGGGCATGGGTGAACTTCACCTCGACATTCTGGTCGACCGCATGAAGCGCGAGTTCAAGGTCGAGGCGAATATCGGTGCGCCGCAGGTGGCCTACCGCGAAACCATCTCGACCGAAGCCGAGATTGACTACACGCATAAGAAACAGTCGGGCGGTACCGGCCAGTTCGCACGCGTGAAGCTGATCATCACCCCGACCGAGCCGGGCGAAGGTTACTCCTTCGAATCGCGTATCGTCGGTGGTGCGGTGCCGAAGGAATATATTCCGGGCGTCGAGAAGGGTATCAAATCGGTCATGGACAGCGGTCCGCTCGCCGGCTTCCCGGTGATCGACTTCAAGGTCGCGCTGATCGATGGCGCGTTCCACGATGTTGACTCGTCCGTTCTGGCCTTCGAAATCGCCGCCCGTGCCGGGATGCGCGAAGGTCTGCGCAAGGCCGGTGCGAAACTGCTGGAGCCGATCATGAAGGTCGAAGTGGTCACACCGGAGGAATATACCGGCTCGATCATCGGCGATCTGACCTCCCGTCGCGGGATGGTTCGTGGTCAGGACAGCCGCGGCAACGCGAACGTCATCGACGCTTTCGTGCCGCTGGCCAATATGTTCGGCTATATCAACAACCTGCGCTCGATGTCTTCGGGCCGCGCAGTGTTCACGATGCAGTTCGACCATTACGATGCCGTGCCGCAGAACATCTCGGACGAAATCCAGAAGAAATACGCGTAA
- the rpsG gene encoding 30S ribosomal protein S7, translating to MSRRHAAEKREVLPDAKFGDRVLTKFMNNLMVDGKKSVAERIVYNALDRVESKLKREPVEVFHEALDNVKPSVEVRSRRVGGATYQVPVEVRPTRREALAIRWLITAAKNRNENTMEERLAGELADAVNGRGTAVKKREDTHKMADANKAFSHYRW from the coding sequence ATGTCACGTCGTCACGCCGCTGAGAAGCGCGAAGTGCTGCCCGACGCCAAGTTCGGCGATCGCGTCCTCACGAAATTCATGAACAACCTGATGGTTGACGGAAAGAAATCGGTTGCCGAGCGCATCGTTTATAACGCGCTGGACCGCGTTGAATCGAAGCTCAAGCGCGAGCCGGTCGAAGTCTTCCACGAAGCCCTCGACAATGTGAAACCCTCCGTCGAAGTGCGCTCGCGCCGCGTCGGTGGTGCCACCTATCAGGTTCCGGTCGAGGTTCGCCCGACCCGCCGCGAAGCGCTGGCCATCCGCTGGCTGATCACCGCTGCGAAGAACCGCAACGAAAATACCATGGAAGAACGCCTCGCCGGCGAGCTTGCCGATGCCGTCAATGGCCGCGGCACCGCCGTTAAGAAGCGCGAAGACACCCACAAGATGGCCGACGCGAACAAAGCGTTCAGCCATTACCGCTGGTAA
- the rpsL gene encoding 30S ribosomal protein S12, producing the protein MPTIQQLIRKPRQPKVQRSKSQHLQGCPQKRGVCTRVYTTTPKKPNSAMRKVAKVRLTNGFEVISYIPGEKHNLQEHSVVLIRGGRVKDLPGVRYHILRGVLDTQGVKDRRQRRSKYGAKRPK; encoded by the coding sequence ATGCCGACGATTCAACAGCTGATCCGCAAACCGCGGCAGCCGAAAGTGCAGCGCTCTAAGTCGCAGCACCTCCAGGGATGCCCGCAGAAGCGTGGCGTCTGCACGCGCGTCTATACCACGACGCCGAAGAAACCGAACTCTGCTATGCGGAAGGTCGCCAAGGTGCGCCTGACGAATGGCTTCGAGGTCATCTCCTACATTCCGGGCGAAAAGCACAACCTCCAGGAACACAGCGTCGTGCTGATCCGTGGCGGCCGTGTGAAAGACCTTCCGGGTGTCCGTTACCACATCCTGCGCGGTGTGCTGGATACCCAGGGCGTCAAAGACCGCCGTCAGCGCCGCTCGAAATACGGCGCGAAGCGTCCGAAATAA
- a CDS encoding ATP-binding protein, whose product MKFGPDFGWLKRFMPRGLYGRAVLILLLPVFTMVLVVTVMFLQRHFEDVTRQMTHSVAQEIAFVASSLDQPGSADAALREGEWVAGNLGLSLEMPGDPVEDSRVFYDVSGRIVADELQRNLPMLRAVELGDLSRVRLGLDGVLGPYVLTFPRERVSASNPHQLLVLLGFTAALMTVIAGVFLRNQLRPIRRLARAAEDYGKGRVTPYRPGGAVEIRSAGAAFLDMRNRLERLAEQRGMMLSGISHDLRTPLTRLQLSLSMLSPEMEPDAQDIADMQRDVEEMSQMINAFLAFARDTAQETPPETVALLPFMERIVGDATRSGYDVSLNAPGVQEDDNAVFRPDMLRRSVENLIGNAARYGSRVRVELSLGKRSVTVAVEDDGPGIPEAQREMALRPFSRLDPARSRNRGEGAGLGLAIAADTARMLGGQLRLGRSEALGGLKAEIAFPR is encoded by the coding sequence ATGAAATTCGGTCCTGACTTCGGATGGCTGAAGCGATTCATGCCGCGCGGGCTTTACGGGCGCGCGGTGCTGATCCTGCTGTTGCCGGTGTTCACCATGGTGCTGGTGGTCACCGTGATGTTCCTGCAACGGCATTTCGAGGATGTGACGCGGCAGATGACCCATTCCGTCGCGCAGGAGATCGCCTTCGTCGCCAGCAGCCTAGACCAGCCGGGCAGCGCCGATGCTGCGCTGCGGGAAGGGGAGTGGGTGGCGGGCAATCTCGGGCTGAGTCTGGAGATGCCGGGAGATCCGGTGGAGGATAGCCGGGTGTTCTATGACGTCTCCGGCCGGATCGTGGCGGATGAGCTGCAGCGCAATCTGCCGATGCTGCGGGCTGTGGAGCTGGGCGATCTGAGCCGGGTCAGGCTGGGTCTGGACGGGGTGCTGGGGCCGTATGTGCTGACATTTCCGCGTGAACGGGTCAGCGCCTCGAACCCGCATCAATTGCTGGTGCTGCTGGGGTTCACGGCGGCGCTGATGACGGTGATTGCGGGGGTGTTTCTGCGCAACCAGCTGCGCCCGATCCGGCGGCTGGCGCGCGCGGCGGAGGATTACGGCAAGGGCAGGGTGACGCCCTACCGGCCCGGCGGCGCGGTCGAAATCCGCAGCGCGGGGGCGGCGTTTCTGGATATGCGCAACCGGCTGGAGCGGCTGGCGGAGCAGCGCGGCATGATGCTGAGCGGGATCAGCCATGACCTGCGCACGCCGCTGACCCGGTTGCAGCTTTCGCTTTCGATGCTGTCACCGGAGATGGAGCCGGATGCGCAGGACATCGCGGATATGCAGCGCGACGTCGAGGAGATGTCGCAGATGATCAACGCCTTTCTGGCCTTCGCACGCGACACGGCACAGGAAACCCCGCCGGAGACGGTGGCGCTTCTGCCGTTCATGGAACGGATCGTTGGCGATGCCACCCGGTCCGGCTATGATGTGTCGCTGAACGCGCCGGGCGTGCAGGAGGACGACAATGCCGTGTTCCGGCCCGATATGCTGCGCCGCTCGGTCGAGAACCTGATCGGCAATGCGGCGCGCTATGGCAGCCGGGTGCGGGTGGAACTGTCGCTCGGCAAGCGCTCGGTCACCGTCGCGGTCGAGGATGACGGGCCTGGCATTCCCGAGGCGCAGCGGGAGATGGCGCTGCGCCCGTTCAGCAGGCTCGATCCGGCGCGGTCGCGCAACCGGGGCGAGGGGGCGGGTCTGGGCCTTGCCATCGCCGCCGATACGGCGCGGATGCTGGGCGGGCAGTTGCGGCTTGGCCGCAGCGAGGCTCTGGGCGGGCTGAAGGCGGAGATCGCGTTTCCGCGTTAG
- a CDS encoding MBL fold metallo-hydrolase: MMPMLRTILAPNPSPLTGPGTNTFLLGETDIAVIDPGPLIDSHLAAIIKAGAGRIRHILVTHAHRDHSEAAAALSNATGAPISAFGTAEAGRSIIMQSLAEATGGGEGRDRDFTPDHNLRDGDRIEGEGWALTAIHTPGHMGNHLSFLWGDTLICGDIILGWSSTLISPPEGDLLDYFRSLDRIEALHPARLLPAHGDPVDDPAARVAELRAHRRQRSAQILGALTDGPATAAALAQNIYDIPEQLLPAATRNVLAHLIAMTELGVVAPEGSITADAKFAVAR, encoded by the coding sequence ATGATGCCAATGCTGCGAACCATTCTCGCACCGAACCCCTCGCCGCTGACCGGCCCCGGCACCAACACCTTCCTGCTGGGCGAAACCGACATCGCCGTCATCGACCCCGGCCCGCTGATCGACAGCCATCTTGCCGCCATCATAAAGGCCGGCGCGGGCCGCATCCGCCATATCCTCGTCACCCATGCGCATCGGGATCATTCCGAAGCCGCCGCCGCCTTGTCAAACGCAACCGGCGCCCCCATCAGCGCCTTCGGCACGGCAGAGGCCGGACGATCGATCATCATGCAATCCCTTGCCGAGGCGACCGGCGGCGGCGAGGGGCGGGACCGGGATTTCACACCCGATCACAACCTGCGCGACGGCGACCGGATCGAGGGCGAAGGCTGGGCGCTGACCGCCATTCACACGCCGGGTCATATGGGCAATCACCTGTCCTTCCTGTGGGGCGATACGCTGATCTGCGGCGACATCATCCTCGGCTGGTCCTCCACCCTGATCTCACCGCCGGAGGGGGATCTGCTGGATTACTTCCGCAGCCTCGACCGGATCGAGGCGCTGCATCCCGCCCGGCTGCTGCCCGCCCACGGCGACCCGGTGGACGATCCCGCAGCCCGTGTTGCCGAACTCCGCGCCCATCGTCGCCAGCGAAGCGCGCAAATCCTGGGCGCGCTGACCGATGGCCCGGCAACGGCTGCGGCGCTTGCGCAAAATATCTATGATATCCCCGAACAGCTTCTCCCCGCCGCCACCCGCAATGTGCTGGCCCATCTCATCGCCATGACGGAACTCGGCGTCGTCGCGCCCGAAGGTTCCATCACCGCAGACGCGAAATTCGCCGTGGCCCGCTGA
- a CDS encoding carboxylesterase, translating to MAERKRPRKDGSAAPGKARRVADAAVDAGGDAPERRGRFMSWVLMSLAVIAVLIGLVWMFGPRESGRFNPPEIAELPEDLDNYLFQEESGVRPDVARRIVWAGRTGVKTPVSIVYLHGFSATLQELRPVPDLIAAWRGSNLYFARLNGHGMDKASMGAARVDDWARDVAEAIAIGKRIGEKVVVIGSSTGGTLAAMAARDPELGPQIAGVVLVSPNFRPLNRWTFLARQPLARQWLPILAGGERCFEPLNERHRMFWTSCYPVVATLPMAALAAEAEGTNFSAATQPLLALWSDDDQVVDPAVTKRVLESWGGEVTIKQVTVGPGDDPSAHVIAGDILSPGQTAPVATGINGWITRNFGD from the coding sequence ATGGCTGAGCGCAAACGCCCGCGCAAGGACGGCTCTGCCGCGCCGGGGAAGGCCCGGCGGGTGGCAGACGCTGCCGTTGATGCGGGCGGGGATGCGCCGGAACGGCGGGGGCGTTTCATGAGCTGGGTGTTGATGTCGCTGGCGGTGATCGCGGTGCTGATCGGCTTGGTCTGGATGTTCGGGCCGCGCGAATCCGGTCGTTTCAATCCGCCGGAAATCGCGGAATTGCCGGAGGATCTGGATAACTACCTGTTTCAGGAGGAAAGCGGCGTCCGCCCGGATGTGGCGCGCCGCATCGTCTGGGCCGGGCGAACCGGGGTAAAAACGCCGGTTTCGATTGTCTATCTGCACGGGTTTTCCGCCACATTGCAGGAGCTTCGTCCGGTGCCGGATCTGATTGCGGCATGGCGCGGCTCCAACCTCTATTTCGCGCGGTTGAACGGGCATGGGATGGACAAGGCGTCGATGGGTGCGGCGCGGGTGGATGACTGGGCGCGCGATGTCGCGGAGGCGATCGCGATCGGCAAGCGGATCGGGGAAAAGGTGGTGGTGATCGGTTCCTCCACCGGGGGGACGCTGGCGGCGATGGCGGCGCGCGATCCGGAGCTGGGGCCGCAGATCGCGGGCGTGGTTCTGGTGTCGCCCAATTTCAGGCCGCTGAACCGCTGGACCTTCCTTGCCCGGCAGCCGCTGGCGCGCCAATGGCTGCCCATCCTTGCCGGAGGCGAGCGCTGTTTCGAGCCCTTGAACGAGCGTCATCGCATGTTCTGGACCAGCTGTTATCCGGTTGTCGCCACCCTGCCTATGGCAGCCCTTGCGGCGGAGGCCGAGGGGACGAATTTCAGTGCCGCCACACAGCCGCTTCTGGCGCTGTGGTCGGATGACGATCAGGTCGTCGATCCGGCGGTCACAAAGCGGGTGCTGGAAAGCTGGGGTGGTGAGGTGACCATCAAGCAGGTCACCGTCGGGCCGGGCGACGATCCGTCGGCGCATGTGATCGCGGGGGATATTCTCTCACCCGGGCAGACCGCGCCGGTGGCGACAGGGATCAATGGTTGGATCACCCGGAATTTTGGGGATTGA
- a CDS encoding alpha/beta fold hydrolase, with the protein MTEYLEISQDRRIAYERQEGAGPGIVFLGGFKSDMRGSKAEYLAGWAAQAGRAFLRFDYTGHGESSGRFEDGAIGDWAGDAIAAIRALTDGPQILVGSSMGGWISLLVAREMPERVAGLVGIAAAPDFTENGFWAGFSEADRAVLMEEGRIELPSEYDDSPYVITRRLIEDGREHLVLDRPLPLPFPVRLLQGTADASVPVDWAMRLLDHADSPDLRLTLVKGADHRFSSPECLDLIAGAIDEVTHG; encoded by the coding sequence ATGACCGAATATCTGGAGATATCGCAGGACCGCCGCATCGCCTATGAGCGGCAGGAGGGGGCGGGCCCGGGGATCGTGTTCCTCGGCGGCTTCAAATCCGACATGCGCGGCAGCAAGGCGGAATATCTGGCAGGCTGGGCGGCGCAGGCGGGCAGGGCGTTCCTGCGCTTCGACTACACGGGTCACGGCGAATCCTCCGGCCGGTTCGAGGATGGGGCAATCGGTGACTGGGCCGGGGATGCAATCGCCGCCATCCGCGCCCTGACCGATGGGCCGCAGATTTTGGTCGGGTCGTCGATGGGCGGCTGGATCTCGCTGCTTGTGGCGCGCGAAATGCCGGAGCGTGTCGCCGGTCTGGTCGGCATCGCCGCCGCGCCGGATTTCACCGAGAACGGGTTCTGGGCCGGTTTCAGCGAGGCTGATCGTGCGGTTCTGATGGAGGAGGGCCGGATCGAACTGCCCTCGGAATATGACGATTCGCCCTATGTCATCACCCGCCGCCTGATCGAGGACGGGCGTGAGCATCTGGTGCTGGACCGGCCTTTGCCGCTGCCGTTTCCGGTGCGGCTGTTGCAGGGCACGGCGGATGCATCCGTGCCGGTCGATTGGGCGATGCGGCTTCTGGATCACGCCGACAGCCCCGATCTGCGGCTGACGCTGGTGAAAGGGGCGGATCATCGGTTTTCCTCGCCCGAATGTCTGGACCTGATCGCTGGGGCGATTGACGAGGTCACGCATGGCTGA
- a CDS encoding peptidoglycan -binding protein → MALSRGRGGNRFSSTIWPGFVDAMTALLMVLMFVITIFMIVQSVLRETVDRQEDELGQLAEQVAGLTSTLSVTQRAREAAQAGLDEAQGQILSFEEQIAQLIATRDAQAQRADTAEAALSETRQTLASTETELASTGQRLETAEATLETTQNSLSRAEQALAAARSEVDDQAEQARLAAARREALEALVADLRTENEDAAAALTTAQAELSETGTALSEAEQARIAEAAAAEALRERLRNSEAELTAMTLSLEESRREAEETLTLLAAARAAQEELSSEAAENASAAERQAALLAVAREELSGQQEASTEAQRRVALLNEQVSALNTQLASIQEALNISQTDNQNAEVELEELGAQLNAALLREAEEQRQRLALEEAERTRLEQEAADLATYRSEFFGELRRILQGREGVEIVGDRFVFQSEVLFGQGEATLSATGREGVANVATLLEEIADTIPEGIDWVIRVDGHTDSTPLSGTGRYRDNWELSQARALAVVRYMVEDLGFPDGRLAPTGFADTRPIATNDTAEGRALNRRIELKLTER, encoded by the coding sequence ATGGCGCTGTCGCGCGGCAGGGGCGGCAACCGTTTCAGCTCGACCATCTGGCCGGGTTTCGTCGACGCGATGACCGCGCTTTTGATGGTGCTGATGTTCGTCATCACCATTTTCATGATCGTGCAATCGGTGCTGCGCGAAACCGTGGACCGGCAGGAAGATGAGCTGGGCCAGTTGGCGGAGCAGGTGGCGGGGCTGACCAGTACGCTGTCGGTGACGCAGCGCGCCCGCGAGGCTGCGCAGGCCGGTCTGGACGAGGCACAGGGCCAGATCCTGTCCTTTGAGGAACAGATTGCCCAACTGATCGCGACCCGGGATGCGCAGGCGCAGCGCGCCGATACGGCGGAGGCGGCGTTGTCGGAGACGCGGCAGACGCTTGCCTCGACAGAGACGGAACTGGCCTCCACCGGGCAGCGGCTGGAAACGGCGGAGGCGACGCTGGAGACCACGCAGAACTCGCTCAGCCGGGCGGAGCAGGCGCTGGCGGCGGCGCGGAGCGAGGTGGACGATCAGGCGGAACAGGCCCGGCTGGCGGCGGCGCGGCGCGAGGCGCTGGAAGCTTTGGTTGCTGATTTGCGGACGGAGAATGAGGATGCGGCGGCGGCGCTGACGACTGCGCAGGCAGAGTTGAGCGAGACCGGCACGGCGCTGAGCGAGGCCGAACAGGCCCGCATTGCCGAGGCTGCGGCGGCTGAGGCGCTGCGCGAACGTCTGCGCAACTCGGAGGCGGAACTGACCGCGATGACCCTGTCGCTGGAGGAAAGCCGTCGCGAGGCCGAGGAAACCCTGACCCTGCTGGCCGCCGCCCGTGCAGCGCAGGAAGAACTGAGCAGCGAGGCCGCCGAAAACGCCAGCGCGGCGGAGCGTCAGGCTGCTTTGCTGGCCGTCGCGCGTGAGGAGTTGTCCGGACAGCAGGAGGCGTCGACCGAGGCGCAGCGGCGCGTGGCGCTTCTGAACGAGCAGGTGAGTGCGCTGAACACGCAGCTTGCCTCTATCCAGGAGGCGCTGAATATCAGCCAGACCGACAATCAGAACGCTGAGGTCGAGCTGGAGGAATTGGGCGCGCAACTGAACGCCGCCCTGCTGCGCGAGGCGGAGGAGCAGCGGCAGCGGCTGGCTTTGGAGGAGGCCGAACGGACCCGGCTGGAGCAGGAGGCGGCGGATCTGGCCACCTACCGCTCTGAATTCTTCGGGGAGTTGCGGCGGATTTTGCAGGGCCGGGAAGGCGTGGAAATCGTCGGAGACCGCTTCGTCTTCCAGTCCGAGGTGCTGTTCGGCCAAGGTGAGGCCACGCTGTCGGCGACAGGCCGTGAGGGCGTGGCGAATGTGGCGACCCTGCTGGAGGAGATCGCCGACACCATCCCCGAGGGGATCGACTGGGTGATCCGGGTGGATGGGCACACCGACTCCACGCCGCTTTCGGGCACCGGGCGCTATCGCGACAACTGGGAACTCAGCCAGGCGCGGGCGCTTGCCGTGGTGCGCTATATGGTGGAGGATCTGGGCTTCCCGGACGGGCGGCTGGCACCGACAGGCTTTGCCGATACCCGCCCGATTGCGACGAATGACACGGCAGAGGGCCGCGCGCTCAACCGCCGGATCGAGCTGAAACTGACGGAACGCTGA
- a CDS encoding gamma-glutamylcyclotransferase, whose product MKEERTEDQNWLFAYGSLMWNPGFTVAETCIATLEGFHRSFCMLSHHYRGTPEAPGLVLALDRTDGASCHGVALRVTDADWPEVIAEVRARELVSNAYKESVLPIRLSDGREVAAITYVMQRDHEQYAGHLHTQDQAKIIARAEGGRGPNRDYLYNTAAHLAELGLADPEMEALAAEVRRLSG is encoded by the coding sequence ATGAAAGAGGAACGCACAGAAGATCAGAACTGGTTATTCGCCTATGGCTCGCTGATGTGGAATCCGGGCTTCACGGTCGCGGAGACCTGCATTGCGACGCTGGAGGGGTTTCACCGGAGTTTCTGCATGCTATCGCATCATTATCGCGGCACGCCGGAGGCGCCGGGGCTGGTGCTGGCGCTTGACCGGACCGACGGGGCAAGTTGTCACGGGGTGGCGCTGCGCGTGACCGACGCCGACTGGCCGGAGGTCATCGCGGAGGTGCGGGCGCGGGAGCTTGTTTCCAATGCATATAAAGAGTCAGTGTTGCCAATTCGCCTCAGTGACGGGCGCGAGGTGGCGGCGATCACCTATGTGATGCAGCGCGATCACGAGCAATATGCCGGCCATCTTCACACGCAGGATCAGGCAAAAATCATTGCGCGCGCGGAAGGTGGCCGGGGTCCGAACCGTGATTATCTTTACAACACGGCGGCACATCTGGCGGAACTTGGCCTTGCAGACCCGGAAATGGAGGCGCTTGCCGCTGAGGTCAGGCGGCTATCTGGTTGA
- a CDS encoding DUF2125 domain-containing protein — translation MRTLTILVILIAVVFGGAWYAGETWLGNRAAEVVASNPQVNAESVTPLRNPTRLGLHMDQLDYGDETSGFSTPGVDVYAPVTSPNTLTVDLPTEMELRIAGVPTALTLAGGKARASISPTHEMTIRKAGIEAENLAMNGAELFASLGIEAQLVHMGGNQPLRSAGAYDIDIALTDAVVAGLPQALDINGSVKLWLTSLPGQATLEGKAPPPMPTGFETRDLRFTFGDAEATLIGRIEADAEGYAAGQAAFYTEDASKFIDAAVNAGLIPSGGVMMARALLNNLSGGADDELPETDEDAQTAAGAAPDPGPVAEDEPISFPRAAKGQIRLPLILENGRIFLGPVPIGTAPRLFATGA, via the coding sequence ATGAGAACACTCACGATCCTGGTTATTCTGATTGCAGTGGTTTTCGGCGGCGCGTGGTATGCGGGCGAGACGTGGCTGGGCAATCGGGCGGCCGAGGTCGTCGCCAGCAACCCCCAGGTCAACGCGGAAAGCGTGACGCCGCTGCGCAACCCGACCCGCCTCGGGCTGCATATGGATCAGCTCGATTACGGGGATGAAACCAGCGGTTTCAGCACGCCGGGGGTCGATGTCTACGCCCCGGTCACCTCGCCCAATACGCTGACCGTCGATCTGCCGACGGAAATGGAGCTGCGCATCGCCGGTGTCCCGACCGCGCTGACACTGGCAGGCGGCAAGGCGCGCGCCTCCATCTCCCCGACCCATGAAATGACCATCCGCAAGGCGGGGATCGAGGCCGAGAACCTCGCCATGAACGGCGCAGAACTTTTCGCTTCCCTTGGGATCGAGGCGCAGCTTGTCCATATGGGCGGCAACCAGCCGCTGCGCTCCGCCGGGGCCTATGACATCGACATCGCCCTGACCGATGCGGTCGTGGCCGGACTGCCGCAGGCGCTCGATATCAACGGCTCGGTGAAGCTCTGGCTGACCTCGCTGCCGGGTCAGGCAACGCTGGAAGGCAAGGCCCCGCCACCGATGCCGACCGGGTTCGAGACCCGCGACCTGCGCTTTACCTTCGGCGATGCGGAAGCAACCCTGATCGGCCGGATCGAGGCGGATGCCGAAGGCTATGCCGCCGGTCAGGCCGCGTTCTACACCGAGGACGCATCGAAATTCATCGACGCCGCCGTAAATGCCGGTCTGATCCCCAGCGGCGGCGTGATGATGGCGCGCGCGCTTCTGAACAACCTGTCGGGCGGGGCAGATGACGAACTGCCGGAAACCGACGAGGACGCGCAGACCGCAGCCGGGGCAGCGCCCGATCCCGGCCCGGTCGCGGAGGACGAACCGATCAGCTTTCCGCGCGCCGCGAAAGGTCAGATCCGCCTGCCGCTGATCTTGGAGAATGGCCGGATCTTCCTCGGCCCCGTCCCGATTGGCACCGCCCCCCGGCTGTTCGCCACCGGGGCCTGA